From the genome of Geminocystis herdmanii PCC 6308, one region includes:
- a CDS encoding DnaJ C-terminal domain-containing protein has protein sequence MTNYYAILGVRRDATPEEIKKEFRSLARRYHPDVNQGDVNAEEKFKQINEAYDILSDYHKRQQYDLQFLGTGKRVVNRGSGFTPPKNFQGFWDNISSANGGNKTRISSNPTRPVGDYSPGTNRVARAVTPPPRSLPKDIEAKLDLPLEKAFSGGRERIKLEDGRSIEVDMPSGMYHGQKIRLKGQGIRGGDLYLKILILPHPIFQLQGADISCEIPLTPAEAIVGGSIEVPTIDGLVKMNVPAGVKSGQRLKLANKGYPNIRGERGDQLIIIDVIVPSEVSEAEKKLYEQIREIEQFKPRQKLINYYDR, from the coding sequence GTGACCAACTATTATGCCATTTTAGGGGTAAGAAGAGATGCTACCCCCGAAGAAATCAAAAAAGAGTTTCGTAGTTTAGCAAGACGTTATCATCCTGACGTAAATCAAGGAGATGTTAATGCTGAAGAAAAATTTAAGCAGATTAACGAGGCTTATGATATTCTTTCTGATTATCATAAAAGACAACAATATGATCTGCAATTTTTGGGTACTGGTAAACGAGTTGTAAATCGTGGTAGTGGTTTTACTCCTCCCAAGAATTTTCAAGGCTTTTGGGATAATATTAGTAGTGCTAATGGTGGGAATAAAACTAGAATCTCCTCTAATCCTACTCGCCCCGTAGGTGATTATAGCCCCGGTACGAACCGTGTGGCAAGGGCGGTAACTCCTCCCCCTCGCTCTCTACCCAAGGATATTGAGGCTAAACTAGATTTACCTCTGGAAAAGGCTTTTTCTGGCGGTAGGGAAAGAATTAAATTAGAGGATGGTCGATCGATTGAAGTTGATATGCCATCTGGTATGTATCATGGTCAAAAAATACGACTAAAAGGGCAAGGTATTCGAGGAGGGGATTTATATTTAAAAATTTTGATATTACCTCATCCTATTTTTCAGTTACAAGGTGCAGATATTTCCTGCGAAATTCCTTTAACTCCTGCTGAAGCCATCGTTGGTGGTTCGATCGAAGTACCCACTATAGACGGATTAGTGAAAATGAACGTACCTGCAGGAGTTAAGTCAGGGCAAAGATTAAAATTGGCCAATAAAGGTTATCCTAATATAAGAGGAGAAAGGGGGGATCAATTAATTATTATAGATGTAATTGTTCCCTCAGAAGTGAGTGAAGCAGAGAAGAAATTATATGAACAAATTAGGGAAATTGAACAGTTTAAACCTCGACAAAAATTGATTAATTATTATGATAGATAA
- a CDS encoding site-2 protease family protein, producing the protein MNGNIRVGSLFGIPFYIHPSWFLVLGLMTLTYGTDLAYQTQLPGILPWILGLFTSLLLFSSVLAHELGHSFVAMAQGIEVKSITLFIFGGLASLEKESKTPEQALFVAIAGPLVSVLLFIIFTIIGVNFQLPLALSLIVSLLATINFILAVFNMIPGLPLDGGNVLKAIVWKITGNPQKGVIFAGRVGQFFGWTAIIIGALGTLNVIGFGNFWTVFIGWFLLQNAGNAAQSARMEDKLNHYTAADAILPESPVIPDTLTLREFANEYVIGKQQWRKFLVTNENGILIGVLNVDEIRSISTSLWNETLVSDLMKSKAEVTTVIDTLSLLEVVKLIEQQPEQELTVVKEDGFVVGLIEKQGIVKFLQSHMTNANA; encoded by the coding sequence ATGAATGGAAATATTAGAGTCGGAAGTTTATTTGGTATTCCCTTCTATATTCATCCCTCATGGTTTTTAGTATTAGGGTTAATGACTTTAACCTACGGCACAGACTTAGCCTATCAAACTCAATTACCCGGTATTTTACCTTGGATATTAGGACTTTTCACCTCATTACTCCTATTTTCCTCCGTTTTAGCCCATGAATTAGGACATAGTTTTGTCGCTATGGCGCAAGGTATCGAAGTTAAATCCATCACCCTGTTTATTTTTGGTGGTTTAGCATCCTTAGAAAAAGAGTCCAAAACCCCCGAACAAGCGTTGTTTGTGGCGATCGCAGGACCTTTAGTAAGTGTGCTATTATTTATTATCTTTACCATAATCGGCGTTAATTTTCAATTACCCCTAGCTCTCAGTCTCATTGTGTCGTTACTAGCTACCATTAACTTTATTTTAGCAGTATTTAACATGATACCCGGATTACCCCTCGATGGCGGTAACGTTTTAAAAGCTATTGTCTGGAAAATCACAGGTAATCCCCAAAAAGGCGTAATTTTTGCGGGGAGAGTAGGACAATTTTTCGGTTGGACTGCTATAATTATTGGTGCATTAGGTACATTAAATGTTATCGGTTTTGGTAACTTTTGGACAGTGTTTATTGGTTGGTTTTTACTCCAAAATGCAGGAAATGCCGCCCAATCCGCCAGAATGGAAGATAAATTGAATCACTACACCGCCGCCGATGCTATTTTACCCGAAAGCCCCGTCATTCCTGATACTTTAACTTTAAGAGAATTTGCTAATGAATATGTTATTGGTAAACAACAATGGCGCAAATTTTTAGTCACTAATGAAAATGGTATTTTAATCGGTGTCTTAAATGTGGATGAAATTCGATCGATTTCTACCTCATTATGGAATGAAACCCTCGTATCAGACTTAATGAAATCAAAAGCAGAAGTAACAACTGTTATTGATACCCTTTCTTTGCTAGAAGTTGTTAAACTAATAGAACAACAACCAGAACAAGAGTTAACAGTTGTAAAAGAAGATGGTTTCGTGGTAGGACTAATTGAAAAACAAGGTATTGTGAAATTTTTACAATCCCACATGACTAATGCCAATGCTTAG
- a CDS encoding potassium channel family protein produces the protein MSSNNNPSSNTPQERFKNFFSLDLGSLKFLNSLRKSTRQFGVIGLGRFGRAVSETLYNMGHDVLGVDVDDKLVAQALTDKIATNAIRLDCTEVSALKEAGIFELDTVIIAIGNYLEESIITTLNVKEAGVKYIVAKASSETHGKLLKKVGADLVVYPEFDAGCELAYTLTKPGILDRFELDPDNSIVEVSIPPEFDGKTLAEVKLRSQYGLNVLAVGNDDKFLINPPPQYVLTQGLSMVVIGSNKDINKL, from the coding sequence ATGAGTAGTAATAATAATCCCTCCTCAAATACACCCCAAGAAAGATTTAAAAACTTTTTTAGTTTAGACCTTGGTTCGTTAAAATTCTTAAATAGTCTTAGAAAAAGTACCCGTCAATTTGGCGTTATTGGTTTAGGTAGGTTCGGACGTGCTGTATCTGAAACTCTTTATAATATGGGGCATGATGTTTTAGGGGTAGATGTGGATGACAAATTAGTTGCCCAAGCCTTAACCGATAAGATTGCTACTAATGCCATTCGCCTTGATTGTACTGAAGTTAGTGCTTTAAAAGAAGCAGGTATTTTTGAATTAGATACCGTCATTATCGCCATTGGTAACTACTTAGAAGAAAGTATTATTACTACTCTCAATGTGAAGGAGGCAGGAGTTAAATATATTGTTGCCAAAGCATCCTCTGAAACCCACGGTAAGTTATTAAAAAAGGTGGGTGCTGATTTAGTGGTTTATCCCGAATTCGATGCTGGTTGTGAATTAGCCTATACCCTCACTAAACCGGGTATTCTCGATCGATTTGAACTAGACCCAGATAATAGTATAGTAGAGGTATCTATTCCTCCAGAATTTGACGGCAAAACCCTTGCAGAAGTAAAACTACGCAGTCAATATGGTTTAAACGTGTTAGCCGTTGGTAACGATGACAAGTTTTTAATTAATCCTCCCCCTCAATATGTGTTGACTCAGGGGTTATCCATGGTAGTTATCGGCTCAAATAAAGACATTAATAAACTGTAA
- a CDS encoding TrkH family potassium uptake protein — translation MTIARTICLGFIAVISLGTLLLMMPFSTETGEWGNFITALFTSTSAVCVTGLTVVDTGTYFSLWGEFFLMCLIQVGGLGYMITTTFLILLMGKKFDFRQKLAMNDTFDRPFLQGSRNLIVSVFATTFILESMATLGLFTVFIKDYGFWQSVWLGIFHSISAWNNAGFSLFPDSLIGYQTSIPVNLIISLLIIFGGIGYQVIIECVFWLLDKFNTQAHHQFELSLNFKVVIRTTFVLLVLGTIAFYLTESHNSNTLDNLSLSEKLIASWFQSVTTRTAGFNSIDIGKMSIAGLFVTIGLMFVGASPSGTGGGIKTTTLSILLNSTKAVLRGQQKVVMYKREVPVSLTLKAMAVVFGSAVTVVVMTLIISLLHPDFEFIAILFEVVSAFATVGLSTGITASLSALAKLTLVFTMYLGRVGVLLFMGAIIGDPRPSRINYPPENLLVG, via the coding sequence ATGACTATTGCGAGAACTATTTGTCTGGGTTTTATAGCTGTAATTTCTCTTGGCACATTATTATTGATGATGCCTTTTTCCACGGAAACAGGAGAATGGGGAAATTTTATTACGGCTTTATTTACCTCTACTTCTGCTGTGTGTGTAACAGGTTTAACCGTAGTGGATACAGGTACTTATTTTTCCTTGTGGGGAGAGTTTTTTCTGATGTGCCTGATTCAAGTGGGAGGGCTAGGATATATGATTACTACAACTTTTCTCATTCTCCTCATGGGCAAAAAATTCGATTTTCGTCAAAAACTAGCGATGAATGATACCTTCGATCGACCTTTTTTGCAGGGTAGTCGCAACTTAATTGTATCAGTATTTGCCACCACCTTTATTTTAGAGTCCATGGCAACACTAGGATTATTTACGGTATTTATCAAAGATTATGGATTTTGGCAAAGTGTTTGGTTAGGGATTTTTCACTCTATCAGTGCATGGAATAACGCAGGATTTAGTTTATTTCCCGATAGTTTAATCGGTTATCAAACCTCTATTCCCGTTAACCTGATTATCAGCCTCTTAATTATTTTTGGCGGTATCGGTTATCAAGTCATCATTGAATGTGTTTTCTGGCTACTAGATAAATTTAACACTCAAGCTCATCATCAGTTTGAACTATCTTTAAATTTTAAGGTGGTAATTAGGACTACTTTTGTGTTATTAGTTTTAGGTACGATCGCATTTTACCTCACCGAATCCCATAATTCCAATACCCTAGATAATTTATCCCTATCAGAAAAATTGATTGCATCTTGGTTTCAGTCTGTTACTACAAGAACTGCTGGTTTTAATTCGATCGATATAGGTAAAATGAGTATAGCAGGATTATTCGTTACCATCGGCTTAATGTTTGTGGGGGCTAGTCCTAGTGGTACAGGAGGAGGTATTAAAACCACAACCTTGAGTATTTTATTAAATAGTACCAAAGCGGTATTAAGAGGACAACAGAAAGTGGTAATGTACAAAAGGGAAGTGCCAGTATCTCTAACATTAAAGGCGATGGCGGTGGTTTTTGGTTCAGCCGTAACCGTAGTGGTAATGACTTTAATTATTTCCCTCCTTCATCCCGACTTTGAATTTATTGCCATCCTGTTTGAAGTGGTGTCGGCTTTTGCCACCGTTGGTTTATCTACTGGTATCACCGCTAGTTTATCCGCATTAGCAAAATTAACCTTAGTTTTTACGATGTATTTGGGACGAGTAGGAGTATTATTATTTATGGGTGCTATTATAGGTGATCCTCGCCCCAGTCGCATTAATTATCCTCCAGAAAATTTGTTAGTAGGTTAA
- a CDS encoding 3'(2'),5'-bisphosphate nucleotidase, protein MSYQAEKEIAISAVTEAAKLCEKVRQNIPPAIEKQDKSPVTVADFGSQAIICKALKEAFPDIPIVGEEDATELRQSDSSDTINKITDYVKEIIPSATTDNVLDWIDYGNGTVTNKFWTLDPIDGTKGFLRQDQYAIALALIEDGEVKLGIMGCPALKLDGEETGYIFVAVRGEGSYKMPLTGNEWSKLQVVSPDDKTRFRFVESVEASHGDQELQNTIAQMVGITTDSVRVDSQAKYGIVASGEAGLYLRLPSPKYPNYRENIWDHAAGSIVVEEAGGKVTDMYGKPLDFATASKMNDNRGVVVSNGLIHDAVISALNS, encoded by the coding sequence ATGAGTTATCAAGCTGAAAAAGAAATTGCTATTTCCGCAGTAACAGAGGCGGCAAAATTATGTGAAAAAGTACGTCAAAATATTCCTCCAGCTATAGAAAAACAAGATAAAAGCCCTGTTACGGTAGCAGATTTCGGTTCTCAGGCTATAATTTGTAAAGCATTAAAAGAGGCTTTCCCTGATATTCCCATTGTGGGAGAGGAAGACGCTACAGAGTTAAGACAAAGTGATTCATCAGATACCATTAATAAGATTACTGATTATGTAAAAGAGATTATTCCTTCGGCGACGACGGATAATGTTTTAGACTGGATTGATTATGGAAATGGTACAGTAACGAATAAATTTTGGACATTAGACCCTATTGATGGCACAAAAGGGTTTTTACGTCAAGATCAATATGCTATTGCTTTAGCTTTAATTGAGGATGGAGAGGTAAAACTAGGGATAATGGGATGCCCTGCCTTAAAGTTAGATGGTGAAGAAACAGGATATATTTTCGTGGCAGTTAGGGGGGAGGGTAGTTATAAAATGCCTTTAACGGGTAATGAGTGGAGTAAATTACAGGTAGTTTCTCCTGATGATAAGACTCGTTTTCGTTTCGTGGAAAGTGTTGAAGCTAGTCACGGAGATCAAGAGTTACAAAATACGATCGCGCAAATGGTGGGTATTACTACGGATTCGGTGAGAGTGGATTCTCAAGCGAAATATGGTATTGTTGCTTCGGGAGAGGCAGGGTTATATTTGAGATTACCCTCCCCTAAATATCCGAATTATAGAGAGAACATTTGGGATCATGCTGCTGGTTCGATCGTAGTAGAGGAAGCAGGAGGAAAAGTTACAGATATGTATGGTAAACCCCTAGACTTTGCTACTGCGAGTAAAATGAATGATAATCGAGGGGTGGTAGTGAGTAATGGTTTAATCCATGATGCAGTTATTTCTGCTTTGAATAGCTAA
- a CDS encoding SDR family oxidoreductase, with the protein MKVFVAGATGETGKRIVSELVKKNISVCALVRDENKAKEILPSEVELIIGDVLNPDSFSSALTHCDILICATGATPSFDPTAFYKVDYEGSKNLIDSAKENNIDKFIFVTSLCVSRFFHPLNLFGLVLFWKKQAEKYLIDSGLNYTIVRPAGLKNEDNQYPLVVSSADTLFEGSIPRVKVAQVCVESIFYPETNNRILEIVAQKDAQFQEWNQLLGGI; encoded by the coding sequence ATGAAAGTATTTGTAGCAGGGGCAACAGGAGAAACTGGCAAACGAATTGTGTCGGAATTAGTCAAAAAAAATATCAGTGTTTGTGCCTTAGTCAGAGATGAAAATAAAGCTAAGGAAATTTTACCTTCTGAAGTAGAGTTAATCATTGGTGATGTGCTTAATCCTGATTCTTTTTCTTCGGCTTTAACCCATTGCGATATACTTATTTGTGCTACTGGAGCAACTCCTAGTTTTGACCCAACTGCTTTTTATAAGGTAGATTATGAAGGTAGTAAAAATTTGATTGATTCAGCGAAGGAAAATAATATCGATAAATTTATTTTTGTTACTTCCTTATGTGTCTCAAGATTTTTTCATCCACTCAACTTATTTGGTTTAGTTTTATTTTGGAAAAAACAAGCAGAAAAATATTTAATAGACAGTGGTTTAAATTATACTATTGTACGCCCTGCTGGATTAAAAAATGAAGATAATCAATATCCTTTAGTTGTTAGTAGTGCTGATACTTTATTTGAAGGTTCAATTCCTCGTGTTAAAGTAGCCCAAGTTTGTGTAGAATCTATTTTTTACCCTGAAACTAATAATCGTATTTTAGAAATAGTCGCTCAAAAAGATGCTCAATTTCAAGAATGGAATCAATTATTAGGAGGTATTTAA
- a CDS encoding EAL domain-containing protein, whose translation MDQVILILGIVIIFVVINFLLILYIYKLNNNNLKLTLEKDDYKYKLFSLKEKETLLSQQHLYNFAIIQAQNIIINTVDIEIIYDQITDLVNDVLNLRLSYLLQFIPDKNYFIIKTYKGLKLSSENQNNIFTLEHPILEVFTTDNNFLIDDREHLNLKLDCLNIDHKEQIKSAIHFNIINPLTLEKIAILGLYTEENNKFNTLEIEFIQNIIKVIQQGIEKISQADKLSLLERAINNSTNGIIISEAKQGNPIIYVNSGFEKITGYSSREVIGKNCKLLQGKNTNPQEINILRQAIINQQKTKVILCNYRKNSTQFWNEVYLSPVYNHQGKVTHFIGIQNDITEKYNIEQHLSIKTQELEVFNQQLHQINHLNNIDYDSIENPLNFYLEKITKILEIDIAIISEYLSDKHRIIALYNELSNDNLFTQENYLINSLAHQVLIQEETILFDSTATFHDRNESNEQNNILTSLIPEELNIILYRGTPIFINKQIYGVIHLFRFSNNQSKNMIPDTLIESISQAISRIILREETELEKQQINIALKESQERLNNILFSLEDVIWSIHPQTFQLTYINAAAETLFKCPLSNFFKKRTYWLELVHPKQKQQIKEVYSNLFNISLLGDNLQSHDIEYKIRLKNGEEKYIRDRAHVVYNDQGKVVRIDGIITDITNKTKIQKALEKSEEEFRLIFELAPIGMMITNLEGKIIQVNQSFSDLLAYPLSNIINQKETRICHPEDRDKSSLFKQRMITEYLDQDSQERRFLAYNGSVVYTLVNATTLRNNRGEIIHFIQQIIDISQLKIMEEQIFYDAFHDKLTGLPNRFLLMDRLKQFLNRSIKNQNNYCAILLIDVDNFKKINDSLGHKIGDDLLVLISEKIVDCVREIDTVARISGDEFVVFLPDINTEKDSHEIAGKILTACKFNIFLHGHNVFSSVSIGVTLSSFGYRKSEEMIRDADLAMYQAKESGRNCYRIFNPTMHTDLVKRLSLESALRKALEKEELELFYQPIINLQTGMIAGFEALIRWNSETHGFISPVEFIPIAEETGLIISLGKWILQNASQQIKKWENQYPELKLFTAVNVSSKQLLNPNFLQELDDILASTQVNPYLLKVEITETILMNNYDHAKNILTKIQERHLKISLDDFGTGYSSLSYLHRLPFNTLKIDRAFIQPLIHLDQKNPIVEAIVTLAHNLSLDVVAEGIETKIQEKILTNINCNYGQGYLYSKPVNAEEATKFIENQLEKGGRIEELGERRNT comes from the coding sequence ATGGATCAAGTTATTCTCATTCTAGGTATTGTCATTATCTTTGTTGTTATCAATTTTTTATTGATACTATACATTTATAAATTAAATAATAATAACTTAAAATTAACCCTAGAAAAAGACGACTATAAATATAAGTTGTTTAGTCTAAAAGAGAAGGAAACATTACTATCTCAACAACATCTCTATAATTTTGCTATTATTCAAGCCCAAAATATTATCATTAATACCGTTGATATTGAAATTATCTATGATCAAATCACTGATTTAGTTAATGATGTTTTAAATCTGCGTTTAAGTTATTTATTACAATTCATACCTGATAAAAATTACTTTATTATCAAAACCTATAAAGGATTAAAATTAAGTAGTGAAAATCAAAATAATATCTTTACCCTTGAGCATCCTATTTTGGAAGTTTTTACTACAGATAATAATTTTCTGATTGACGATCGAGAACATCTTAATCTAAAATTAGACTGTCTGAATATTGATCATAAAGAGCAAATAAAATCAGCGATTCATTTTAATATTATTAACCCCCTCACCTTAGAAAAAATTGCCATATTAGGATTATATACCGAAGAAAATAATAAGTTTAATACCTTAGAAATAGAATTTATCCAAAATATCATTAAAGTTATTCAACAAGGTATTGAAAAAATATCCCAAGCCGATAAATTAAGTTTACTAGAAAGAGCCATTAATAATAGTACTAATGGCATAATTATTAGTGAAGCAAAACAAGGAAATCCGATCATTTATGTTAATTCAGGATTTGAAAAAATAACCGGTTATTCTAGCAGGGAAGTAATAGGTAAAAACTGTAAACTTTTACAAGGAAAAAATACTAATCCACAAGAGATAAATATATTAAGACAAGCTATTATTAATCAACAAAAAACAAAAGTTATTCTCTGTAATTATCGTAAAAATAGTACACAGTTTTGGAATGAAGTTTATCTTTCTCCTGTTTATAATCATCAAGGGAAAGTTACCCATTTTATTGGCATTCAAAATGATATTACTGAAAAGTATAATATTGAGCAACATTTATCAATTAAAACCCAAGAGTTAGAAGTTTTTAATCAACAATTACACCAGATTAATCATCTTAATAATATTGACTACGATTCGATCGAAAATCCCCTTAATTTTTATTTAGAAAAAATTACTAAAATTTTAGAAATAGATATAGCAATTATCTCAGAATATTTAAGCGATAAACATAGAATTATTGCTTTATATAATGAACTCTCTAACGATAACTTATTTACCCAAGAAAATTATTTGATCAACAGTTTAGCACATCAAGTACTCATCCAAGAAGAAACAATACTGTTCGATAGCACAGCAACCTTTCACGATCGAAATGAAAGTAATGAGCAAAATAATATATTAACTTCACTAATTCCCGAAGAATTAAATATAATATTATACAGAGGAACTCCTATCTTCATTAATAAACAAATATATGGAGTTATTCATTTATTTAGATTTAGTAATAATCAATCTAAAAATATGATACCAGACACCTTAATTGAGTCTATTAGTCAAGCAATTAGTAGGATTATTTTAAGAGAAGAAACCGAATTAGAAAAACAACAAATTAATATAGCATTAAAAGAAAGTCAAGAAAGATTAAATAACATACTTTTTTCCTTAGAAGATGTAATTTGGTCAATTCATCCTCAAACATTTCAATTAACATATATTAATGCCGCCGCCGAAACTTTATTCAAATGTCCACTATCAAACTTTTTCAAAAAACGTACTTATTGGCTGGAATTAGTACACCCAAAACAAAAACAACAAATTAAAGAAGTTTACTCTAATTTATTCAATATTTCCTTATTAGGAGATAACCTTCAATCCCATGATATAGAATATAAAATTAGGCTCAAAAATGGAGAAGAAAAATATATTAGAGATAGAGCTCATGTGGTTTATAATGATCAGGGAAAAGTAGTTAGAATTGATGGTATTATTACCGATATTACTAATAAAACAAAAATTCAAAAAGCCTTAGAAAAAAGTGAAGAAGAATTTAGACTAATTTTTGAACTTGCGCCTATTGGTATGATGATTACTAATTTAGAAGGAAAAATTATTCAAGTTAATCAATCTTTTTCTGACTTACTAGCATACCCTCTTTCTAATATTATTAATCAGAAAGAAACTCGCATTTGTCATCCAGAAGATAGAGACAAAAGTTCTCTATTTAAACAGCGAATGATTACTGAATATTTAGATCAAGATAGTCAAGAAAGAAGATTTTTAGCCTATAATGGCTCAGTAGTTTATACTCTTGTTAATGCTACGACATTAAGAAATAATCGAGGAGAAATAATCCATTTTATTCAACAAATTATCGATATTTCTCAACTAAAAATTATGGAAGAACAAATATTTTATGATGCTTTTCATGATAAATTGACAGGATTGCCTAATCGTTTTCTTTTAATGGACAGATTAAAACAATTTTTAAATAGAAGTATTAAAAATCAGAATAATTATTGTGCTATTTTACTCATTGATGTGGATAATTTCAAAAAAATTAATGATAGTTTAGGACATAAAATAGGAGATGATTTATTAGTTTTAATCTCAGAAAAAATTGTAGATTGTGTAAGAGAAATTGATACGGTTGCTCGTATTAGCGGTGACGAATTTGTGGTATTTTTACCCGATATAAATACAGAAAAAGATAGTCATGAAATAGCAGGAAAAATTTTAACTGCCTGTAAATTTAATATATTTTTACACGGACATAATGTCTTCTCTTCTGTAAGTATAGGCGTAACATTAAGTTCTTTTGGTTATAGAAAATCAGAGGAAATGATTAGAGACGCAGATTTAGCTATGTATCAAGCTAAAGAAAGTGGACGTAATTGTTACCGTATATTTAACCCCACTATGCACACAGATTTAGTCAAAAGATTGAGTTTAGAATCTGCTTTAAGAAAAGCCTTAGAAAAGGAAGAATTAGAGCTTTTTTATCAACCAATTATCAATCTCCAAACAGGAATGATAGCAGGATTTGAAGCCTTAATTCGTTGGAATAGTGAGACTCATGGATTTATTTCTCCCGTAGAATTTATCCCCATTGCGGAAGAAACAGGGTTAATTATTTCTCTAGGAAAATGGATTTTACAAAATGCTTCTCAACAGATAAAAAAATGGGAAAATCAATATCCTGAATTAAAATTATTTACGGCGGTTAATGTCTCTAGTAAACAATTATTAAATCCTAATTTTTTACAAGAATTAGATGATATTTTAGCCTCTACTCAAGTGAATCCTTATCTTTTAAAAGTTGAAATTACTGAAACAATTTTAATGAACAATTATGATCATGCTAAGAATATTTTAACCAAGATTCAAGAACGTCATTTAAAAATTTCTTTGGATGATTTCGGTACGGGATATTCTTCTCTTAGTTATCTTCATCGTTTACCTTTTAATACTCTTAAAATCGATCGAGCTTTTATTCAACCCTTGATTCATCTCGATCAAAAAAATCCCATTGTAGAAGCGATCGTTACTTTAGCACATAATCTCTCTTTAGATGTGGTAGCCGAAGGAATTGAGACAAAAATTCAAGAAAAAATCCTCACCAATATTAACTGTAATTATGGACAAGGATATTTATATTCTAAACCTGTCAACGCTGAAGAAGCGACAAAATTTATTGAAAATCAGCTTGAGAAAGGAGGAAGAATAGAGGAGTTAGGAGAGAGGAGAAATACTTAA
- a CDS encoding pentapeptide repeat-containing protein, translating into MNKLLATTIAILSTFAIISSVKAENPAHREQLLETNQCMGCDLKGVDLRGEHLIGADLRNADLRYANLEGANLEGADLDGANLQGADLTKAFLTNATMNNSNLNSADLSYAIIFDAQVKGATMNNMNIENASIFETNIGVGGEYPEEE; encoded by the coding sequence ATGAATAAATTATTAGCTACAACGATCGCAATTTTAAGCACATTCGCAATCATAAGCTCCGTTAAAGCTGAAAATCCTGCTCATCGAGAACAATTACTCGAAACTAATCAATGTATGGGATGTGATCTCAAAGGTGTTGATTTACGAGGAGAGCATCTAATTGGTGCAGACTTGAGAAACGCAGATTTACGATATGCTAACCTTGAAGGTGCTAACCTTGAGGGAGCGGATTTAGATGGTGCAAATTTGCAAGGTGCAGATTTAACTAAGGCTTTTTTAACTAACGCTACCATGAATAATAGTAATCTTAACAGTGCAGATTTAAGCTATGCCATTATTTTTGATGCTCAAGTTAAGGGTGCAACCATGAATAATATGAACATCGAAAATGCTAGTATTTTTGAAACTAACATTGGTGTTGGTGGAGAATACCCTGAGGAAGAATAA